A genomic window from Periophthalmus magnuspinnatus isolate fPerMag1 chromosome 16, fPerMag1.2.pri, whole genome shotgun sequence includes:
- the LOC117384063 gene encoding transmembrane protein 244-like isoform X1, with protein MAFNGKAVDSKTVFFNLLLCLIIFYSLFYMIGSVCFGAFRLNTFDGLIPFDFKSDPAESNAKYLVNLVSLELTYFCSGLLFAAVVRRRVWDYALTVTLLHVLITSLVMMEFPMVWQWWLALGCGLFLMICNGQLIAYFTCQNDQTYSSFSIY; from the exons ATGGCATTCAATGGAAAAGCGGTCGACTCCAAG ACCGTGTTTTTCAACCTGCTGCTGTGCCTGATCATCTTCTACAGTCTTTTCTATATGATTGGGAGCGTGTGCTTTGGTGCCTTCAG GTTGAATACATTTGATGGACTCATCCCATTTGATTTCAAGAGTGATCCAGCCGAGTCAAATGCTAAATATTTAG TCAACCTTGTGTCTTTGGAGCTCACATACTTTTGCAGTGGCCTTTTATTTGCGGCAGTCGTGAGGAGGCGCGTGTGGGACTATGCCCTCACAGTCACTCTCCTGCACGTTCTCATCACTAGCCTCG TAATGATGGAGTTTCCCATGGTGTGGCAGTGGTGGCTTGCTTTAG GTTGTGggttgtttttgatgatctgCAATGGACAGCTTATAGCCTACTTCACCTGCCAAAATGACCAGACCTATTCTTCGTTTAGCATTTATTAA
- the l3mbtl1b gene encoding lethal(3)malignant brain tumor-like protein 4 has product MTDTPPSDGPSQGTEFDMMSALDWKDGIATLPGSDIKFRMTEFGTLEIVTDLETKVQETEPKSAPLSHSPTPPPEGQTTSATAPPIPNLSQPGSSQVESSPSMESVEGGLSVEVGGTAETRSNVELVRCAACGGNVARDALVQAKYCSSICAQPSSGRSSPAENRENQATGGEGLGKRIRKKRKIYMDSGDEEEDNQEEPEEKLKSSKGKRGPKLPKLGLAPPNKKRAWSWPAYLEEEKAVAAPVKLFKEHQSFPQSRNSFKVGMKLEGLDPCHPSLFCVLTVAEIQGYRVRLHFDGYPECYDFWANADSWDLKPAGWCEKNGHKLLLPKGCKEGEFNWSMYVKNCRGQLAPKHLFKSLNTSVTPSGFRTGMKLEAVDRKNPPLVCVATIAAVVDNRLLIHFDNWDDTYDYWCDATCPYIHPVGYCEEAELPLTTPAEYKHPKSFSWEKYLEETGTQAAPARAFKPRPPHGFQIGMKLEAVDKRNPMLIRVATIANTEEHRLKIHFDGWSSEYDYWVETDCPDIHPVGWCQKTGHPLEYPNAPCEVIAPPGQGCPTPGCNGVGHIRGPRYGTHYTQVSCPYSELNLNKDSLLPDRLSGERPVTLSGPLPRGRRPDVPNTQPSSTFETLEGADDSHNRKPVMEVERGGRIGQSEPAGGASEQNHATSRPKRSAPPPKYLKMHYVKEEIGDGKASPEEISFQQALHESVFSPGISASPPHRVALCWDKHCQLLPEVLGLTAKRVATWSAEEVSGFVKGLPGCKEHAATFKTEQIDGEAFLLLTQTDIVKILSIKLGPALKIYNSILMLKNADEE; this is encoded by the exons ATGACTGACACTCCACCGAGTGATGGCCCTTCTCAGGGAACTGAGTTTGACATGATGAGTGCTTTGGACTGGAAGGACGGCATTGCTACTCTCCCTGGCAGCGACATCAAG TTTCGAATGACTGAGTTTGGGACATTGGAAATAGTGACCGATTTGGAGACGAAAGTGCAGGAGACCGAGCCTAAGAGTGCACCGCTGTCTCATAGTCCCACTCCACCTCCAGAGGGACAGACCACATCAGCCACAGCCCCACCCATCCCAAATCTTTCACAGCCAGGATCATCCCAAG TGGAAAGCAGCCCTAGTATGGAGAGTGTGGAGGGCGGCCTGAGTGTTGAGGTGGGAGGAACTGCAGAGACGCGCTCAAACGTGGAGCTGGTGCGGTGTGCAGCATGCGGAGGAAATGTCGCCAGAGACGCACTGGTCCAGGCCAAATACTGCAGCTCCATCTGCGCCCAGCCCTCCAGCGGCAG ATCATCTCCAGCAGAAAATCGGGAAAACCAGGCAACAGGAGGCGAGGGACTTGGAAAGCGGATTCGCAAGAAAAGAAAGATCTATATGGATTCTggtgatgaagaagaagacaaTCAAGAGGAACCAGAG gAAAAATTGAAGTCCTCCAAAGGCAAAAGGGGTCCAAAACTGCCTAAACTTG GATTGGCCCCACCAAATAAGAAACGTGCGTGGAGCTGGCCTGCTTATCTGGAAGAGGAAAAAGCGGTCGCTGCACCTGTGAAACTTTTCAAAGAG CACCAGTCCTTTCCCCAAAGCAGGAACAGCTTTAAAGTGGGAATGAAGCTGGAGGGGCTGGACCCATGTCACCCATCTCTCTTCTGTGTGCTCACCGTTGCTGAG ATCCAAGGCTACAGAGTAAGACTTCATTTTGATGGATATCCCGAATGCTACGACTTTTGGGCCAATGCAGACTCGTGGGATCTAAAACCTGCAGGGTGGTGTGAAAAGAATGGACACAAGTTATTGCTGCCTAAAG gtTGTAAAGAGGGAGAGTTTAACTGGAGCATGTATGTGAAGAACTGCAGAGGTCAGCTGGCTCCCAAACACCTTTTTAAAAGCCTCAACACG TCTGTGACTCCGTCTGGGTTCAGGACTGGGATGAAGTTGGAGGCTGTGGACAGAAAGAACCCGCCCTTAGTTTGTGTTGCTActattgctgctgttgttgatAATCGGCTTCTTATTCATTTTGACAACTGGGACGACACATACGATTACtg GTGCGACGCCACATGTCCATACATTCATCCAGTGGGATATTGTGAAGAGGCTGAGCTGCCCCTCACCACACCAGCGG AATACAAGCACCCCAAGAGTTTCTCATGGGAGAAGTACCTGGAGGAGACGGGAACACAGGCCGCTCCTGCACGCGCCTTCAAACCA CGGCCTCCTCATGGATTTCAGATCGGCATGAAGCTCGAGGCAGTGGACAAGAGAAACCCGATGCTTATTCGTGTGGCAACGATCGCCAACACTGAAGAGCATAGACTCAAG ATTCATTTTGATGGTTGGAGCTCAGAGTACGATTACTGGGTGGAAACAGACTGTCCAGATATTCACCCTGTTGGATGGTGTCAGAAAACTGGACATCCCCTTGAGTATCCCAACG CTCCTTGTGAAGTAATAGCACCCCCTGGACAAGGATGTCCGACCCCTGGATGTAACGGAGTGGGTCACATCAGAGGGCCGCGCTATGGCACCCACTACAC TCAGGTGAGCTGCCCTTACTCTGAGCTGAACCTGAATAAGGACAGTCTACTGCCGGACCGCCTCAGCGGAGAGCGACCTGTGACCCTGAGCGGCCCTCTGCCCCGAGGACGACGACCCGATGTCCCGAACACTCAACCCTCATCTACCTTCGAGACTCTGGAAGGAGCTGACGACTCCCACAACAG GAAACCAGTGATGGAAGTAGAGCGCGGTGGACGTATCGGCCAATCTGAACCAGCAGGGGGAGCCAGTGAGCAGAACCACGCTACATCCAGACCTAAACG GTCTGCCCCGCCCCCAAAGTACCttaagatgcactatgtcaAAGAGGAGATTGGCGATGGCAAAG CTTCTCCAGAGGAAATCTCCTTCCAGCAGGCACTTCATGAGTCTGTTTTTTCTCCGGGCATCTCCGCCTCTCCTCCCCATCGAGTGGCCCTCTGCTGGGACAAACACTGCCAGCTGCTGCCCGAGGTCCTGGGGCTCACGGCCAAGAGAGTGGCCACTTGGAGtgcagaggag GTGTCTGGTTTTGTTAAGGGACTGCCTGGATGTAAAGAACATGCTGCTACATTTAAAACGGAG CAAATCGACGGTGAGGCCTTTCTGCTGCTCACCCAAACTGATATTGTCAAgatcctgtcaatcaaactgggTCCCGCCCTCAagatctacaactccatcctgaTGTTGAAGAACGCAGACGAGGAGTAG
- the LOC117384063 gene encoding transmembrane protein 244-like isoform X2 — protein sequence MIGSVCFGAFRLNTFDGLIPFDFKSDPAESNAKYLVNLVSLELTYFCSGLLFAAVVRRRVWDYALTVTLLHVLITSLVMMEFPMVWQWWLALGCGLFLMICNGQLIAYFTCQNDQTYSSFSIY from the exons ATGATTGGGAGCGTGTGCTTTGGTGCCTTCAG GTTGAATACATTTGATGGACTCATCCCATTTGATTTCAAGAGTGATCCAGCCGAGTCAAATGCTAAATATTTAG TCAACCTTGTGTCTTTGGAGCTCACATACTTTTGCAGTGGCCTTTTATTTGCGGCAGTCGTGAGGAGGCGCGTGTGGGACTATGCCCTCACAGTCACTCTCCTGCACGTTCTCATCACTAGCCTCG TAATGATGGAGTTTCCCATGGTGTGGCAGTGGTGGCTTGCTTTAG GTTGTGggttgtttttgatgatctgCAATGGACAGCTTATAGCCTACTTCACCTGCCAAAATGACCAGACCTATTCTTCGTTTAGCATTTATTAA
- the LOC129456957 gene encoding transmembrane protein 200B, protein MTAATSPVCSPSSSKSTQSSSSSGACPASCHRHLKKGHALRTRLPLRSAPGVWLMLGVCVVLVGMCVAVAGYVSAPPKPAVGGRGSTHVERMKLAGPIVMGIGLFIFICAATLLYENRDREVKLQEKFDDLEDLKGGTGWEDSFGGQDGEQATWATPAHLLPLSQNKSGSPPPSPLPTAPQVQRNNQPVTPLLQRDSKDKEDLERGAEKGQTLLACVLYHQEPRPQTPPSPCPSVTRSSICSDSYNSMDVNYNTRTASPLPAEL, encoded by the coding sequence ATGACTGCTGCTACGAGTCCTGTGTgtagcccctcctcctccaaatCCACCCAATCGTCATCCTCCTCTGGTGCTTGCCCCGCCTCCTGCCACCGCCACCTGAAGAAAGGCCACGCCCTCCGCACCCGCCTGCCCCTGCGCTCTGCCCCCGGGGTGTGGCTCATGCTGGGGGTCTGTGTGGTTCTGGTGGGCATGTGTGTAGCCGTAGCGGGGTATGTGTCCGCGCCCCCCAAACCCGCCGTGGGAGGGCGAGGCAGCACGCATGTGGAGAGGATGAAGCTAGCCGGGCCTATCGTAATGGGCATCGGCTTGTTCATTTTCATCTGCGCGGCGACGTTGCTCTACGAAAACAGGGACAGGGAGGTGAAGCTGCAAGAAAAATTTGACGATCTCGAGGATTTGAAAGGAGGGACGGGATGGGAGGATAGTTTTGGAGGTCAAGATGGAGAGCAAGCAACTTGGGCAACTCCGGCGCATTTACTTCCCCTCTCTCAAAATAAAagtggctctcctcctccttctcctctacCAACAGCACCACAAGTCCAAAGAAACAACCAACCAGTGACACCTCTTCTTCAACGGGACAGTAAAGACAAGGAGGACCTAGAGAGGGGAGCAGAAAAGGGACAGACACTTTTGGCTTGTGTTTTGTACCACCAGGAGCCCAGACCAcagacccctccctctccctgcccCTCGGTAACTCGGTCCTCTATCTGCTCGGACTCGTATAACTCTATGGACGTCAACTATAACACACGGACAGCATCGCCTCTGCCAGCTGAACTCTGA
- the sgk2b gene encoding serine/threonine-protein kinase Sgk2b: MTVTQDRPMTYSKMKGIVTFFSALLKGKKGGFSDFIHKLVSSQQLCQRSETQKLLRRQDRLRRQEEKCTLSSADHETALMKPSDFNYLKLIGKGSFGKVLLARHRTQGGYYAVKVIQKDLIVKRREQRHVMVERSVLLKGLDHPFLVGLHFSFQTPNTLYFVLDYVNGGELFFHLQKEGSFTEERSCFYAAEMTLALGYLHSLKIVYRDLKPENILLNCDGHVVLTDFGLCKEGVAVGGIMHTFCGTPEYLAPEVLLGQPYSPAVDWWSLGSVLFEMLFSLPPFYSQNKANMFENILHAPLKVPSGASESARSLLEGLLDRDVTTRLGEISDMAELQEHPFFAAINWDNLLAKKIKPPFIPNVSGPCDICYIDPEFTLQPVPASVGVNGRTQAGGASELFSGFSYMNSAEIVS, from the exons ATGACCGTTACGCAGGATCGACCGATGACTTATTCCAAAATGAAAGGGATAGTTACTTTTTTCTCAG cTCTACTCAAGGGGAAGAAAGGGGGCTTCTCTGACTTCATTCACAAATTAGTCTCCAGCCAGCAGCTTTGCCAGCG ATCGGAGACCCAAAAACTGCTCCGTCGTCAGGACAGgctgaggagacaggaggagaaatGCACACTG AGCTCAGCCGACCACGAAACTGCTCT AATGAAGCCATCTGATTTCAACTATCTGAAACTAATTGGAAAAGGAAGTTTTGGGAAG GTGCTTCTTGCGAGACACAGAACACAGGGAGGCTACTATGCAGTAAAAGTGATACAAAAAGATTTAATTGTGAAAAGGAGAGag CAGAGGCACGTGATGGTGGAGAGGAGCGTCTTACTGAAGGGGCTGGATCACCCTTTTTTGGTTGGGCTTCATTTCTCATTCCAAACACCTAACACGCTGTACTTCGTTCTGGACTACGTCAATGGAGGAGAG cTTTTCTTCCATCTTCAAAAAGAGGGGTCCTTTACTGAAGAAAGGTCATGTTTCTATGCTGCGGAGATGACGCTGGCTCTCGGCTACCTTCACTCATTAAAAATAGTTTACAG GGATCTCAAGCCAGAGAACATCTTGCTGAATTGTGATGGCCACGTGGTGCTGACAGACTTTGGGCTGTGTAAGGAGGGAGTGGCAGTAGGGGGCATCATGCACACTTTTTGTGGTACCCCGGAGTACCTAGCCCCCGAGGTGCTCCTGGGGCAGCCCTACAGCCCGGCCGTGGACTGGTGGAGCCTGGGAAGTGTCCTGTTTGAGATGCTCTTCAGTCTG CCTCCATTTTACAGTCAGAACAAAGCCAACATGTTTGAAAATATTCTCCACGCTCCTCTGAAGGTTCCTAGTGGAGCCTCTGAATCCGCTCGTTCTCTGTTAGAAGGACTATTGGACCGAGATGTGACCACGCGACTAGGGGAAATTTCCGACATG gctGAACTCCAAGAGCACCCCTTCTTTGCAGCCATCAACTGGGACAACCTCTTAGCCAAGAAGATAAAAcctccattcattccaaatgTG TCTGGCCCATGTGACATCTGCTACATTGATCCAGAGTTTACTTTACAGCCTGTGCCTGCTTCTGTCGGTGTAAATGGAAGGACACAGGCAGGGGGCGCCAGTGAGCTCTTCTCTGGATTTTCATACATGAACTCAGCAGAAATTGTTTCATAA